The Microplitis demolitor isolate Queensland-Clemson2020A chromosome 8, iyMicDemo2.1a, whole genome shotgun sequence genome has a segment encoding these proteins:
- the LOC103573192 gene encoding protein FAM50 homolog — MAHYKGAASEAGRAMQLMKKREIAQQEIELRKKKIEDDLKIHNIENKFATHYNAVEQQLKTSTIGLVTLNEMKAKQENIVRERERKLAQKEREKEQEKERALAAKQAEKNKQKRQIQALSFNLEEDEDEAQVSDVDDDRNDSDVKTVEKSDDDSKDSFQPVKKIKKNPDVDTSFLPDREREEEENRLREELRQEWAMKQNALKEEEIEITFSYWDGSGHRRSVIMKKGNSIYQLLQRCLEVLRREFSELKTVMADQLMYVKEDLILPHHYTFYDFIVTKARGKSGPLFTFDVHDDIRMLHDASVETEESHAGKVLLRSWYERNKHIFPASRWEPFDPTKSYDKYTISDKNKKKDKL, encoded by the exons atggcacaCTACAAAGGAGCAGCCAGTGAAGCTGGAAGAGCAATGCAGCTGATGAAGAAACGTGAGATAGCTCAACAAGAGATTGAATtacgcaagaaaaaaatagaagatgatttaaaaattcataacattgaaaataaatttgctacTCACTACAATGCTGTTGAGCAGCAGCTCAAAACATCAACAATTGGTTTGGTTACACTCAATGAGATGAAAGCTAAGCAGGAAAATATTGTACGTGAGCGTGAAAGAAAATTAGCGCAAAAAGAACGCGAGAAAGAACAAGAAAAAGAACGAGCTTTGGCTGCTAAACaagcggaaaaaaataaacagaaacGACAGATACAGGCGCTGTCATTTAATTTGGAGGAGGATGAAGATGAAGCCCAAGTGTctgatgttgatgatgatcGCAATGACTCTGATGTTAAGACGGTTGAGAAGTCAGATGATGATTCTAAAGATTCTTTTCAGCCTGTCAAGAAGATCAAAAAGAATCCAGATGTTGATACGAGTTTTTTGCCAGATAGAGAAAGAGAAGAAGAGGAAAATCGGTTACGAGAAGAACTAAGACAGGAATGGGCTATGAAACAAAATGCTTTGAAAGAAGAGGAGATTGAAATTACTTTCAGTTATTGGGATGGATCCGGACATCGGAGAAGTGTTATCATGAAAAaag GGAATTcaatatatcaattattacaACGTTGTCTGGAGGTATTGAGACGTGAGTTCAGCGAATTAAAAACTGTAATGGCAGATCAATTGATGTATGTTAAAGAAGATTTGATTCTTCCTCATCATTACacgttttatgattttattgttacgaag GCACGAGGAAAAAGTGGACCTTTATTCACATTTGATGTCCATGATGACATTCGTATGCTGCATGATGCATCTGTGGAAACAGAAGAGTCACACGCtggaaaagttttattgag ATCTTGGTACGAAAGAAATAAACATATTTTCCCAGCAAGCAGATGGGAACCGTTTGACCCGACAAAGAGTTATGACAAGTACACGAtctctgataaaaataaaaagaaagataaattataa